A single region of the Pseudomonas mandelii genome encodes:
- a CDS encoding PsiF family protein, whose amino-acid sequence MMMLRVPLLMIGLLLSAQGFAATEQQNKMTTCNADATAKGLKGDERKAFMSTCLKAAPAANDAKTLTPQQEKMKTCNADAATKALKGDERKAFMSDCLKKK is encoded by the coding sequence ATGATGATGTTGCGTGTCCCTTTGTTGATGATCGGTTTGCTGCTTAGTGCCCAGGGCTTCGCCGCCACTGAGCAACAGAACAAGATGACCACCTGCAACGCTGACGCTACCGCGAAAGGCCTCAAGGGCGACGAGCGCAAAGCCTTCATGAGCACCTGCCTCAAGGCGGCGCCGGCCGCCAATGACGCCAAGACCTTGACCCCTCAGCAAGAGAAAATGAAAACCTGCAACGCCGATGCGGCGACCAAAGCGCTTAAGGGTGATGAGCGCAAAGCATTCATGAGTGATTGCCTGAAGAAAAAATAA
- a CDS encoding dermonecrotic toxin domain-containing protein codes for MTTSIRIDEISATAIQQKSKHHELIKNAIPEWIRQTSPHRISALKTVIAPLPEWISTASPMQLAALQRASEESWRAQNDVDQMLSEAQDVYAFAEPLLRQALKDQYGVDVDVKETFLQLFSPPHLSPWANNFNNGVESRIVSLLDAALHNFSDKEVLTSDSQFITRPDKSNRFDITGVRNNMSVDQFKTLCRTLDIGAHYKAHLEGYVRPVDGLARGVVQQTVIKSQKAALKAALYLASLKNDISASGYLAVQSLLKDIKAWKMDGLPVHYYQLKILDVQLRGIVLIAPDLHIHDSAARRVIVYVPHDPEHPLKEYASKAEFARELTRQLRDAPRNSTNSYQQFFSRFVDHQQRGRFFSALNAALVEITQHDKIPGVDKPVWRETPIENPRLHFEHVRFENDIHTFFTGDPWLYLYQQQQNKILNDAREMVISTQDADRMERWAWFDNLEKMLSDVFNAALMVVGPFIPFVGEVMMGYMVYQLVSEVVEGIVDLAEGLYLEGAEHIIGFVESLVQLVAFAGGMKIGSEVVLPKLSSFIESTTPVTLANGAKRLWSRDLEPYQKQNLTLTADSKPDETWLHRHEGKPILKLDTRHFELTKDPQNGKHRVKHPTRSDAYQPVVESNGEGAFVIEGEQPHRWDDSTLMARLGPDMGELADAYGDIRTVSQTDASAIRQMYADNERPSPLLSDTVTRFRIDRDIQTFIEQMGSERAQDYSSADPEMQFQLLDGLWPGNAIELVDARGEVLRVIGRAGGPGVQINSNRLADVDLLKTLLSHLDEAQLNTLLDVEFHITPSTLELNAKNLRAELAKRARSKRTSLFDARYRRVEAATSDSAKTIQAQVPGLPGTVARELLSIATPSEVQAIERGQLPARLENLARWALRDVRMSRAYEGFYLDSVDSPDMDRLALHSLEHLRGWNPDVRIEVRRFEYDGTLLDSIGQDDAGIRRTLVELHDSTFVAYDEDANALHSGMDLFSAILQALPDAERNALNIYIGQGAKLKLALRDNALQPYQLLKVLDGLPVLDPLTYDPQLMRLRGGSPGAGGERAVLEDIGGQYSDLVTVAFHPSVSAFKRFDYLRGLKLIHDSLPQDYLFDLFEALNAANATGEAGPGLRIVQSIEALPDLQKLMLPEQFNALTGRLFTKEGLVPLTELERNLGLNARNLEQTGRANAYQALLHSVRENGVTPSPELADLSSYGEWFSQAVVETEGPVQVSPQTMANLKMAQDAIYRAKELLPLSGNQLPSMWENGGSAIAKIKGLRGMDLEEGGFSAKLTTAEAARKAIDIKGGNCSENSKVTFSILASQPRTSSIHIVRATRFDHQYVVIGDDLSNLDALVVADSWPEFPAAHLASNAHFNFEMPPVTTLTPGPAVVEYAFINEAAPGPAVLPAVSEANTFRQIKINKLYEEGAAYAQWTSLRELGQTYAVEGGTPVLFERMPASVIDNRVDAYQRYREAFKDLLESEVD; via the coding sequence GTGACCACTTCAATCCGGATCGATGAAATATCAGCAACCGCAATACAACAAAAAAGCAAACATCACGAACTTATAAAAAATGCTATCCCGGAATGGATACGCCAAACTTCACCCCACAGAATCAGCGCGTTAAAAACCGTGATAGCCCCACTTCCGGAATGGATTAGCACCGCTTCACCGATGCAGCTCGCAGCCCTGCAGCGCGCCTCGGAGGAAAGCTGGCGGGCTCAAAACGATGTCGACCAGATGCTGAGCGAGGCGCAAGATGTCTACGCCTTTGCTGAACCGCTGCTTCGTCAGGCGCTGAAAGATCAATACGGTGTAGACGTCGATGTAAAGGAAACTTTCTTGCAGTTGTTTTCTCCGCCCCATTTATCCCCTTGGGCCAACAATTTCAATAACGGCGTGGAATCGCGCATTGTTTCGTTGCTGGATGCGGCATTACATAACTTTTCGGATAAAGAAGTATTAACCTCTGATTCGCAGTTTATTACCCGGCCGGACAAATCGAATCGATTCGATATAACCGGTGTTCGTAACAACATGAGTGTCGACCAATTCAAGACACTTTGCCGCACTCTGGATATCGGCGCTCACTATAAAGCCCATCTTGAAGGCTATGTGCGCCCTGTCGATGGGCTGGCGCGTGGTGTGGTGCAGCAAACAGTCATAAAAAGCCAAAAGGCTGCGTTAAAAGCAGCCCTGTATCTGGCCAGCCTTAAAAATGACATCTCGGCCAGTGGCTACCTGGCCGTACAAAGCCTGCTCAAGGATATTAAAGCGTGGAAGATGGATGGCCTTCCCGTTCATTACTATCAGCTGAAAATTCTCGATGTCCAGTTGAGAGGCATCGTGCTGATCGCCCCTGATCTGCATATCCACGACAGCGCCGCCCGGCGAGTCATTGTCTATGTGCCACATGACCCGGAGCATCCACTGAAAGAGTACGCCTCGAAGGCCGAGTTCGCCCGTGAGCTCACTCGCCAATTGCGGGATGCCCCAAGGAATTCCACAAACAGTTATCAGCAGTTCTTCAGCCGTTTTGTCGACCATCAACAACGGGGGCGCTTCTTCTCGGCACTCAATGCCGCGCTGGTGGAAATAACCCAACACGACAAAATTCCGGGTGTCGATAAGCCGGTATGGCGCGAAACGCCCATCGAGAATCCGCGCCTGCACTTTGAGCACGTTCGGTTCGAGAACGACATCCATACCTTTTTTACGGGCGACCCTTGGCTTTATCTCTACCAGCAACAGCAAAACAAAATCCTGAACGATGCCCGGGAGATGGTCATCTCGACGCAAGATGCCGATCGTATGGAGCGTTGGGCGTGGTTCGACAACCTGGAAAAAATGCTTTCCGACGTCTTCAATGCCGCGTTAATGGTGGTGGGGCCTTTCATACCCTTTGTGGGCGAGGTAATGATGGGTTACATGGTTTATCAGTTGGTCAGCGAGGTCGTCGAAGGCATTGTGGATCTGGCTGAAGGTCTCTATCTGGAAGGGGCCGAGCACATCATTGGGTTTGTCGAAAGCCTGGTCCAGTTGGTGGCCTTCGCCGGCGGCATGAAAATCGGCAGTGAGGTGGTACTGCCCAAGTTGTCATCGTTCATCGAGTCGACAACACCGGTCACGCTGGCCAACGGCGCCAAACGCCTGTGGAGCCGCGACCTTGAGCCCTATCAAAAACAAAACCTGACCCTGACTGCGGATTCAAAGCCTGATGAAACCTGGCTGCACCGGCACGAGGGCAAGCCGATTCTCAAACTGGACACCCGGCACTTCGAACTGACGAAAGATCCACAGAACGGTAAACACAGGGTTAAACATCCGACCCGCTCCGACGCCTATCAACCCGTGGTGGAGAGCAACGGCGAAGGTGCCTTCGTGATTGAAGGCGAGCAACCCCATAGGTGGGATGACTCGACCTTGATGGCGCGACTCGGCCCGGACATGGGTGAGCTGGCCGACGCCTACGGCGACATCCGCACGGTCAGCCAGACCGATGCCAGCGCGATCCGCCAAATGTATGCCGACAATGAGCGGCCATCGCCGTTGCTCAGCGATACCGTGACCCGGTTTCGTATCGACCGTGACATTCAGACCTTCATCGAGCAGATGGGCAGCGAGCGTGCGCAAGATTACTCAAGCGCCGATCCCGAGATGCAATTTCAGCTGCTCGATGGTCTGTGGCCCGGCAATGCGATTGAGCTGGTAGACGCCAGGGGCGAAGTGCTTCGGGTCATCGGTCGCGCGGGCGGGCCGGGTGTCCAGATAAACAGCAATCGTCTGGCTGACGTCGATCTGCTCAAGACGCTGTTATCGCACCTGGATGAAGCACAACTGAACACCTTGTTGGACGTCGAGTTTCATATCACGCCCAGCACGCTGGAGCTGAACGCCAAAAATCTGCGGGCCGAGTTGGCGAAACGGGCCAGGAGCAAGCGCACGTCGCTGTTCGATGCACGTTATCGTCGTGTCGAAGCTGCCACGAGTGACAGCGCAAAAACGATCCAGGCCCAAGTGCCGGGCCTGCCTGGCACTGTCGCCCGCGAGTTGCTGTCCATCGCCACGCCCTCCGAAGTCCAGGCGATTGAGCGCGGGCAGTTGCCCGCAAGGCTGGAAAACCTCGCGCGTTGGGCGCTGCGAGACGTGCGCATGAGCCGTGCTTATGAAGGTTTTTACCTCGACTCGGTCGACAGTCCCGACATGGACCGGCTGGCGTTGCACTCCCTTGAGCATCTTCGCGGCTGGAATCCCGATGTGCGCATTGAGGTCCGACGGTTCGAGTACGACGGAACCCTGCTCGACAGTATCGGCCAGGACGACGCAGGGATTCGCCGTACGCTCGTCGAGCTTCATGACTCGACATTCGTCGCTTATGACGAAGACGCAAATGCCCTGCATTCGGGCATGGATCTGTTTTCCGCTATTTTGCAGGCGTTGCCGGACGCCGAGCGTAACGCGCTGAACATCTATATCGGCCAGGGGGCCAAACTGAAGCTGGCCCTGCGCGACAACGCATTGCAGCCCTATCAGTTGCTGAAGGTGCTGGACGGTCTGCCGGTTCTTGACCCGCTCACTTACGATCCTCAATTGATGCGCCTGCGTGGTGGCTCGCCGGGCGCGGGCGGCGAACGTGCAGTCCTGGAAGACATCGGCGGCCAATACAGCGACCTGGTCACGGTAGCGTTCCATCCTTCTGTTTCGGCATTCAAGCGATTCGATTATCTGCGCGGCCTGAAACTGATTCACGACAGCCTTCCACAGGATTATCTTTTCGACCTTTTCGAGGCGCTGAACGCAGCCAATGCGACCGGAGAGGCCGGGCCAGGCCTGCGGATCGTCCAAAGTATCGAGGCGTTGCCTGATCTGCAGAAGCTGATGCTGCCAGAGCAGTTCAACGCGTTGACCGGGCGCCTGTTTACCAAAGAGGGCCTGGTGCCGCTCACGGAACTGGAACGAAACCTGGGGTTGAATGCGCGCAATCTGGAACAGACCGGGCGGGCCAATGCCTACCAGGCGCTGCTACATTCAGTCCGGGAGAACGGTGTAACGCCAAGTCCGGAGCTGGCTGATTTAAGCAGCTATGGGGAGTGGTTTTCCCAGGCCGTGGTCGAGACCGAAGGGCCGGTTCAGGTATCGCCTCAAACCATGGCCAATTTGAAAATGGCGCAGGACGCGATCTATCGAGCCAAGGAGCTCCTGCCGTTATCGGGGAATCAGTTGCCAAGCATGTGGGAAAACGGCGGTTCGGCGATTGCCAAAATCAAAGGCCTGCGAGGGATGGACCTTGAGGAGGGCGGATTCTCCGCAAAACTGACCACCGCTGAGGCCGCTCGCAAAGCCATTGATATCAAGGGCGGGAATTGTTCGGAGAACTCGAAGGTTACGTTTTCGATTCTCGCCAGCCAGCCCCGGACGTCCAGCATTCACATTGTCAGGGCCACCCGTTTTGATCATCAATATGTAGTGATAGGAGATGATCTGAGCAATCTCGATGCTCTGGTCGTCGCTGACTCGTGGCCGGAATTTCCCGCAGCGCACTTGGCCAGCAATGCACACTTCAATTTCGAAATGCCGCCGGTGACCACACTGACCCCCGGGCCGGCCGTGGTCGAGTACGCCTTTATCAATGAAGCCGCGCCAGGGCCGGCGGTATTGCCTGCGGTTTCCGAGGCGAACACGTTCCGGCAGATAAAAATCAACAAGCTCTATGAGGAGGGTGCGGCATATGCCCAATGGACGTCGTTGCGTGAGCTTGGACAGACTTATGCGGTCGAGGGGGGCACGCCGGTCTTGTTCGAGCGGATGCCCGCGTCGGTCATTGATAACCGGGTTGATGCTTATCAGCGATACCGGGAAGCCTTTAAAGATCTTCTGGAATCGGAGGTTGATTGA
- a CDS encoding Hsp70 family protein: MKNASPARACGIDFGTSNSTVGWLRPGMETLIALEDDKITLPSVVFFNMEERRPVYGRLALHEYLEGYEGRLMRSLKSLLGSKLIKHDTSVLGTAMPFKDLLGLFIGQLKKRAETAAGREFEEVVLGRPVFFVDDDEMADQEAENTLVDVARAIGFKDVSFQYEPIAAAFDYESTIEKEELVLIVDIGGGTSDFSLVRLSPERRTHDNRHDDILATGGVHIGGTDFDKQLSLQGLMPLFGYGSRMKSGAYMPTSHHMNLATWHTINSVYSQKSTLALGSMRYDIEDTGGIDRLFKLIDQRAGHWLAMEVEETKIQLTHADSRHVPLDRIEPGLSVELSRALFESAIDNLLERVRNSVTQLLNDANVRVDQVDTVFFTGGSSGIPALRQSVSAMLPNARHVEGNIFGSIGSGLAIEAMKRYGTMD; the protein is encoded by the coding sequence ATGAAAAACGCATCTCCAGCCCGTGCCTGTGGTATCGACTTCGGCACGTCCAACTCCACCGTCGGCTGGCTGCGCCCCGGCATGGAAACGCTGATCGCGCTGGAGGACGACAAGATCACCCTGCCGTCGGTGGTGTTCTTCAACATGGAAGAACGCCGCCCGGTGTACGGTCGGCTGGCGCTGCACGAGTACCTGGAAGGCTACGAAGGCCGGCTGATGCGCTCGCTCAAGAGCCTGCTGGGCTCCAAGCTGATCAAGCACGACACCAGCGTCCTCGGCACGGCGATGCCGTTCAAGGACCTGCTCGGGCTGTTTATCGGCCAGTTGAAGAAGCGCGCCGAGACGGCCGCCGGTCGGGAATTCGAGGAAGTGGTGCTGGGCCGCCCGGTGTTCTTCGTCGATGACGACGAAATGGCCGACCAAGAAGCCGAGAACACCCTGGTGGACGTGGCGCGCGCCATCGGCTTCAAGGATGTGTCGTTCCAGTACGAACCGATTGCGGCGGCATTCGACTACGAGTCGACCATCGAAAAGGAAGAGCTGGTGCTGATCGTCGACATCGGCGGTGGTACCTCCGACTTCTCGCTGGTGCGCCTGTCCCCGGAGCGCCGCACCCACGACAACCGTCACGACGACATCCTCGCCACCGGCGGCGTGCACATCGGCGGGACCGACTTCGACAAGCAGTTGAGCCTGCAAGGCCTGATGCCGTTGTTCGGCTACGGCAGCCGCATGAAGAGCGGCGCCTACATGCCCACCAGCCACCACATGAACCTGGCGACCTGGCACACCATCAACTCGGTGTACTCGCAGAAGTCGACCCTGGCCCTGGGCAGCATGCGCTACGACATCGAAGACACCGGCGGTATCGATCGCCTGTTCAAGCTGATCGACCAGCGCGCCGGACACTGGCTGGCCATGGAAGTAGAAGAAACCAAGATCCAGCTGACCCACGCCGACAGCCGCCATGTGCCGCTGGACCGCATCGAGCCGGGCTTGAGCGTTGAGCTGAGTCGCGCACTGTTCGAGTCGGCCATCGACAACCTGCTGGAGCGCGTGCGCAACAGCGTGACCCAACTGCTGAACGACGCCAACGTGCGGGTCGATCAGGTCGACACGGTGTTCTTCACGGGCGGTTCGAGCGGCATTCCGGCGCTGCGCCAAAGCGTGTCGGCGATGTTGCCGAATGCGCGGCATGTGGAAGGGAACATCTTCGGCAGCATCGGCAGCGGGTTGGCGATCGAGGCGATGAAGCGTTACGGCACGATGGACTGA
- a CDS encoding DMT family transporter codes for MAWLFLLIAAGFEVTFAMGMKYAEGFTRLWPSLITVVAAVGGIYFLTLAMRELPVSIAYPIWTAIGSLGTVFLGFALLGESLTAIKLVSVGLIVAGVVGLK; via the coding sequence ATGGCCTGGCTGTTTCTGCTGATCGCCGCCGGGTTCGAAGTTACCTTCGCCATGGGCATGAAGTACGCCGAAGGCTTTACCCGGCTCTGGCCATCGCTGATCACGGTGGTGGCCGCCGTCGGCGGGATTTACTTCCTGACCCTGGCCATGCGCGAGTTGCCGGTAAGCATCGCCTACCCGATCTGGACCGCCATCGGTTCGCTGGGCACGGTGTTTCTCGGCTTTGCGCTGCTGGGTGAAAGCCTGACGGCGATCAAGCTGGTGTCGGTGGGGCTGATCGTGGCAGGCGTGGTGGGGCTGAAGTAG
- a CDS encoding esterase/lipase family protein — MSQGSATRYPLVLVPGMLGFIRLVLYPYWYGIISALRRGGATVFAVQVSPLNSSEVRGEQLLARIEEIMRETGAEKVNLIGHSQGSLTARYAAAKRPDRVASVTSVAGPNHGSELADYLEKHYPADTFKGRVLSVLLRWIGALMSLLETGYRGPKLPVDIPASHHSLTTQGVALFNQRYPQGLPETWGGHGPEEVNGVRYYSWSGTLQPGKTDRGGNRFDGTNRSCRLFARTFVRETGHCDGMVGRYSSHLGTVIGDEYPMDHFDIVNQSLGLVGKGADPVRLFVEHAARLKAAGV; from the coding sequence ATGTCGCAAGGTTCTGCCACGCGTTATCCGTTGGTGCTGGTCCCGGGAATGCTCGGGTTTATCCGTCTGGTGCTGTATCCGTACTGGTACGGAATCATTTCGGCGTTGCGCCGGGGTGGGGCGACGGTGTTTGCGGTGCAGGTCTCGCCGCTCAATTCCAGCGAGGTGCGCGGCGAGCAGTTGCTGGCGCGGATCGAGGAGATTATGCGGGAAACCGGGGCCGAGAAGGTCAACCTGATCGGCCACAGCCAAGGCTCGCTCACAGCCCGTTACGCGGCCGCCAAACGTCCGGATCGCGTGGCGTCCGTCACGTCGGTCGCAGGGCCGAATCATGGCTCGGAGCTGGCGGATTATCTGGAAAAGCATTACCCGGCCGACACGTTCAAAGGACGGGTTCTCAGCGTGTTGTTGCGCTGGATCGGCGCGTTGATGAGCCTGCTGGAAACCGGCTATCGCGGGCCGAAGTTGCCTGTGGATATCCCGGCTTCGCACCATTCGCTGACCACTCAAGGCGTGGCGCTGTTCAATCAGCGTTATCCACAGGGCCTGCCTGAAACCTGGGGCGGGCACGGGCCGGAAGAGGTCAACGGCGTGCGCTATTACTCCTGGTCCGGGACGTTGCAACCGGGCAAGACGGACCGCGGCGGTAACCGGTTCGACGGCACGAACCGCAGTTGCCGGCTGTTTGCCAGAACCTTTGTGCGCGAAACCGGGCATTGCGACGGGATGGTCGGGCGTTATAGCTCGCACTTGGGGACGGTGATTGGCGATGAGTATCCGATGGATCACTTCGACATCGTCAATCAGTCGCTGGGGCTGGTGGGGAAAGGGGCGGATCCGGTGCGGTTGTTTGTCGAGCATGCGGCCCGATTGAAAGCGGCTGGCGTGTAA
- a CDS encoding AraC family transcriptional regulator — MTSKHIDLLDFAELPSPVYFRYADFDTHEYASTHRHPWGTLEYSANGVLHMEIGSSRFMSPPQYAVWVPPQTEHSFYSNQPINYRAVCLAPVLCTALPQQACTLAISDILKAILKDFAARDVKIPDHDADKRLAQVLVDQLQLAPIQECYLPYASSSGLLVILEALQAEPGDNRPLAHWAAQIHVSERTLARQFVRELGMSFGEWRQRLRFLAAIEALDSQRSIQNIAFDMGYSTGSAFIAMFQRQAGCTPEQYRRQRII; from the coding sequence ATGACCAGTAAACACATCGACCTGCTCGATTTCGCAGAATTGCCGTCCCCGGTCTATTTCCGTTATGCCGACTTCGACACCCATGAATATGCCTCGACCCACCGTCACCCGTGGGGGACTCTCGAGTATTCGGCCAACGGTGTGTTGCACATGGAAATTGGCAGCAGCCGCTTCATGTCGCCGCCGCAATACGCGGTGTGGGTGCCGCCGCAGACCGAGCACAGTTTCTACAGCAATCAACCGATCAACTATCGCGCGGTCTGCCTGGCGCCGGTGTTGTGCACCGCGTTGCCACAACAAGCGTGCACGCTGGCAATCAGCGACATTCTCAAGGCGATCCTCAAGGACTTCGCCGCCCGCGACGTGAAAATTCCCGACCACGATGCGGACAAACGTCTGGCGCAGGTGTTGGTGGACCAGTTGCAACTGGCACCCATCCAGGAGTGTTATTTGCCTTACGCCAGCAGCTCGGGATTGCTCGTAATACTTGAAGCCCTGCAAGCCGAGCCCGGGGACAATCGGCCATTGGCGCACTGGGCCGCGCAGATCCATGTCAGCGAACGCACCTTGGCGCGGCAGTTTGTCCGTGAGCTGGGCATGAGTTTCGGCGAGTGGCGGCAACGCTTGCGTTTCCTCGCGGCGATCGAAGCGCTGGACAGTCAACGCAGCATTCAAAACATTGCCTTCGACATGGGTTACAGCACCGGTTCGGCATTTATTGCGATGTTTCAACGCCAGGCCGGGTGTACGCCTGAGCAATATCGTCGGCAACGAATTATCTGA
- a CDS encoding AI-2E family transporter has product MPTFSQRHVLLLISWVIIFGGLLLVIPLRLLPSLLAGLLVFELVNMLTPQLQRLIEGRRARWLAVALLGTLVVSVLTLIFAGAISFLLHEAENPGASLDKFMHVVDRARGQLPPFIDAYLPASAAEFRVAIGEWMSKHLSDLQLVGKDAAHMFVTLLIGMVLGAIIALQRIPDVTKRKPLAAALFDRLHLLVQAFRNIVFAQIKISLLNTFFTGIFLAVILPMFGVQLPLTKTLIVLTFLLGLLPVIGNLMSNTLITIVGLSLSIWVAMAALGYLIFIHKLEYFLNARIVGGQISAKSWELLLAMLVFEAAFGLPGVVAGPIYYAYLKSELKQVGMV; this is encoded by the coding sequence ATGCCAACGTTTTCTCAACGCCACGTTTTGCTGCTGATCAGTTGGGTCATCATCTTTGGTGGTTTGCTGCTGGTGATCCCGCTGCGACTGCTGCCTAGCCTGCTGGCCGGGTTGCTGGTGTTCGAACTGGTCAACATGCTCACCCCGCAGTTGCAGCGGCTGATCGAAGGTCGACGCGCGCGCTGGCTGGCGGTGGCGTTGCTGGGGACGTTAGTGGTCAGCGTGTTGACCCTGATTTTTGCCGGCGCCATCAGCTTTTTGCTGCACGAGGCGGAAAACCCGGGCGCATCGCTCGACAAATTCATGCACGTGGTTGACCGCGCGCGCGGGCAGCTGCCGCCGTTCATCGACGCCTATCTTCCGGCCAGTGCCGCGGAGTTTCGCGTGGCCATCGGCGAGTGGATGAGCAAGCACCTGAGCGACTTGCAACTGGTCGGCAAGGACGCGGCGCACATGTTTGTGACGCTGCTGATCGGCATGGTGCTCGGGGCGATCATCGCCTTGCAGCGCATACCGGACGTGACCAAGCGTAAGCCGCTGGCTGCCGCGTTGTTCGACCGCCTGCACCTGCTGGTCCAGGCGTTTCGCAACATCGTCTTCGCCCAGATCAAGATTTCCCTGCTCAACACCTTCTTCACCGGGATCTTCCTGGCGGTGATCCTGCCGATGTTCGGCGTCCAGCTGCCGCTGACCAAAACCCTGATCGTGCTGACCTTCCTGCTCGGTCTGTTACCGGTGATCGGCAACCTGATGTCGAACACGCTGATCACCATCGTCGGCTTGTCGCTGTCGATCTGGGTCGCCATGGCGGCGCTGGGTTATCTGATTTTTATCCACAAGCTCGAATACTTCCTCAACGCGCGCATTGTCGGCGGGCAGATCAGTGCCAAGTCGTGGGAGTTGCTGCTGGCAATGCTGGTGTTCGAGGCCGCGTTCGGCCTGCCGGGGGTGGTGGCGGGGCCGATTTATTACGCGTACCTGAAGAGCGAGTTGAAGCAGGTGGGAATGGTGTAA
- a CDS encoding DnaJ C-terminal domain-containing protein — translation MDFKDYYKILGVEPTADDKTIKAAYRKLARKYHPDVSKEKDAEAKFKDASEAYEALKSADKRAEYDDLRKYGQHGQPFQGPPGWQGRGGGGFGGGQDTGDFSDFFSSIFGNRGPGFGGGQSGRSAGRRGQDVEMELPIFLEESLSNESKKVSFQVPQYNAAGQHVSNTSKSLNVKIPAGVTDGERIRLKGQGAPGIGGGANGDLFLIIRFAPHPKFDVEGENLIITLPLAPWELALGTEVAVPTLTGKINLKVPAGSQNGQRMRAKGHGLLNKAGERGYLFVQLKAVMPKTSSDEVKALWEELAKKAAFDPRENF, via the coding sequence ATGGACTTCAAAGACTATTACAAGATTCTCGGTGTGGAACCGACCGCGGACGATAAGACGATCAAGGCGGCTTATCGGAAACTGGCGCGCAAATACCACCCCGATGTCAGCAAGGAAAAGGACGCCGAGGCCAAGTTCAAGGACGCCTCGGAAGCTTATGAAGCGCTGAAAAGTGCCGACAAGCGCGCCGAATATGACGACTTGCGCAAATACGGCCAGCACGGCCAACCGTTCCAGGGGCCGCCGGGTTGGCAGGGCCGTGGCGGCGGTGGGTTCGGCGGTGGTCAGGACACGGGCGATTTTTCGGACTTCTTCAGTTCGATCTTCGGCAACCGTGGTCCGGGTTTTGGTGGTGGACAGTCGGGCCGCAGTGCCGGGCGCCGAGGGCAAGACGTGGAAATGGAACTACCGATTTTTCTGGAAGAAAGCCTGTCGAACGAGTCGAAGAAGGTCTCCTTCCAGGTGCCGCAGTACAACGCGGCCGGCCAGCACGTCAGCAACACCAGCAAAAGCCTGAACGTGAAAATCCCGGCCGGTGTGACCGACGGCGAGCGCATCCGCCTCAAGGGCCAAGGGGCGCCGGGCATCGGTGGCGGGGCCAACGGCGATCTGTTCCTGATCATTCGCTTTGCGCCGCACCCAAAATTCGACGTTGAAGGCGAGAACCTGATCATTACCTTGCCGCTGGCGCCCTGGGAGTTGGCGCTGGGTACCGAAGTCGCCGTGCCTACACTGACCGGCAAGATCAACCTCAAGGTCCCGGCCGGCAGCCAGAACGGCCAGCGCATGCGCGCCAAGGGGCACGGTCTGCTGAACAAGGCGGGCGAGCGTGGCTACCTGTTCGTGCAATTGAAGGCCGTGATGCCCAAGACTTCGAGCGACGAGGTCAAGGCGCTGTGGGAAGAACTGGCGAAAAAAGCCGCTTTCGACCCGAGAGAAAATTTCTGA
- a CDS encoding DMT family transporter — MQYAYPLLAIFIWAGNTVINKLAVGAIFPAEIGFYRWLLAGILFTPFMLKPVIAHWPQIRPNLGKIFILGVLGMAVYQSLAYFAATLTTATNMGIILSLMPLMSLAMAIVSLGQRLTAGALAGAVLSFAGVLVVVSSGSLGALLEHGVNLGDAMMLIATLAYAIYSTLLKKWQLRLPPLVLLYLQVLVAVVVLFPLFVASPKVGLTLQNIPLVLYACLLASMLAPLAWMQAVVRLGPSRTTLFFNLLPLITALIAAVVLNEQLAMYHLVGGVLTLGGVVLSERWTTVLGRKVSVA, encoded by the coding sequence ATGCAATACGCTTATCCCCTGCTGGCCATTTTCATTTGGGCCGGCAACACCGTGATCAACAAACTGGCTGTCGGCGCGATCTTCCCCGCGGAAATCGGCTTCTATCGCTGGCTGCTGGCCGGGATTCTGTTCACGCCGTTCATGCTCAAACCGGTGATCGCGCATTGGCCCCAGATTCGCCCGAACCTGGGCAAGATTTTCATCCTTGGCGTGCTCGGCATGGCCGTCTATCAGAGCCTGGCGTACTTCGCCGCAACGCTGACTACAGCCACCAACATGGGGATCATCTTGTCGCTGATGCCCTTGATGTCGCTGGCCATGGCAATTGTCAGCCTCGGTCAGCGCCTGACTGCGGGCGCATTGGCCGGCGCGGTGTTGTCGTTCGCCGGCGTATTGGTGGTGGTGTCGTCCGGCAGCCTCGGCGCACTGCTTGAGCACGGCGTGAACCTGGGCGACGCGATGATGCTGATCGCCACGCTGGCCTACGCGATCTACAGCACGCTGCTGAAAAAATGGCAGCTGCGCTTGCCGCCACTGGTGTTGTTGTATTTGCAGGTGCTGGTGGCGGTGGTGGTGCTGTTTCCGCTGTTTGTCGCTTCACCGAAGGTCGGACTGACCTTGCAGAATATTCCGCTGGTGCTTTATGCCTGTTTGCTGGCTTCGATGCTGGCGCCATTGGCGTGGATGCAGGCCGTGGTGCGCCTGGGACCGAGCCGGACCACGCTGTTTTTCAATTTGCTGCCGTTGATTACGGCGTTGATTGCGGCGGTGGTACTGAATGAACAGTTGGCGATGTATCACCTGGTGGGTGGGGTGTTGACGCTGGGTGGGGTGGTGCTTTCGGAGCGCTGGACTACCGTGTTGGGCCGTAAGGTCAGCGTTGCCTGA